The DNA segment TCGTGTTTTTGCAATGCATCGCGCAGCAGCGCCGCGAAACACCGCAGGGCGTGGTCGCCCATGGCGTGGCCCCAGGTGTCGTTGATGGCTTTGAAGTGGTCGAGGTCAAACGTCAGGACGGCGGCAGGGCGGCCGTCCGTGCGCTGGATCCGGGCAAGCTCCTGTTCGATCCGCACGACGAAGTGACGGCGATTGGGTAGTTGCGTCAGGAAATCGATGGTTGCAAATTCCTGCAGTTCTCCCTCGATGCGCTTGCGTTCGGTCGCGTCCGTGATAAATCCATGCCATAGCGTGCTGCCGTCGTCGAGCCGCCGGGGACGCGCGTCGCCTTGCCGCCAGCGCAGTCCTTGCCTGGGCAGTTCGACGCGATACTCGAGGTGCCAGGGCGTCAGGCTGGCGGCGGACGCGTGAAGCGAGGCGCGGTAAGCCTCCAGGTCGTCGGGGTGGATGACGGCATGGATGGGGCCTGTGCTGGCGGCTACCTGTTGCGGCGTGAGCTCGTAGATATCGGCGATGCCGGCGCTGGCGTAGGACAGGAAGGATTCCCCCGTTGGCAGCAGGCGATGCTGGAATACCAGGCCGGGGACTTCGTTGGTCAGGCTGGTGACCAGGTCGACGGTTTGCTGCAGTTCTTCGGCCAGTGCCTGGATGGCCGTGATATCGGTGGTGGTGCCGATCATGCGCAGCGGCTCGCCGTTGCCGCCGCGGCTGACCACCTTGCCGCGGCTGGATATCCATTTATAGCTGCCATCCTTGCAGCGGATCCGGTGGTCCACCGCGTAGCTTTCCGTTTCCTGGTTGAAGTGGGCTTGTATGGTGGCCTGGACGTAGGCGAGGTCGTCGGGATGGACGCGGGTATAGCTATCTTCGATCCGGTTGGTGATCTCGGATTCTTCATAACCGATGATGGCTTTCCAGCCGGCCGAGTAGTGGATGCAGCCCGACTGGATATCCCGGTCCCAGACGCCCGTGCCGCTTCCCGCGATGGCCAGCTCAAGCCGCTTTTCGTTTTCCTCGAGCCTGCTGGCGTCGTCGTTCAGTTTGCCCTGGGCCAGGTCGCGCTCGACGATAGCGACCGCCATGTCGGCAAAGTCCTGCAGCAGGCCGCGCTCCGCCTGGTCCAGTTCGCGTGACCCTGCATCGAGCAGCCAGAAGGCGCCGAGCCGGCTGCCGCTCGATGTGGTCAAGGGGCACGCCGCGTGAAAGCCCATGGGCAGGCCGTCGATGAGGATGGGAACGTCGCCGGGATGCGCATCATCAAGCACGTCATGCAACGTAACCAGGGCAACCGGGACCTTGAAGAGGTGCCGCGCGAGTCGTGTCAGCGCGTCAAACCGCGCTTGCTGTAAGGCGACTGTCAGGCTTAGCCACCTAGAGGTGTCGATGCGTTCATGTCTAGCTTGCGCTTCGGTAGAGGCCCGCATATCCAGGTCAAATGACAATTGACGTTAGCCCGAGGGTGTTGATTGTGCGGATTGTGCGCAGGTGCTGCAACGTTATGCACGGCTGTGCCAATACTATCAGACGGATCGGCTCAAAGCGGGGCCGGCTAAGCGTTGTCGGCGAAAGGCAACTCTGCCTGTACCGGCAGCGCAGCCGGCGCCACTTCTCCCGCAGGCGTCAGCGCGCTGACCCTCACGCCCAGCAAGCGGATCTTCCGGTCCAGCGCAACGCGTTTGACGCATTCGGTCGCGGCGCGCCGCAGCTGTGCGGCGTCCGCCGTCGGGGCCGGCATGCTGAGGTCGCGGGTGACGGTGTGAAAGTCGTCGTAGCGCAGCTTGACGCCGATGGTGCGGCCCACGTAGCCCTTGCGGCGAAGGTCTTCCGCCAGGCGCTGGCACAGGCCGGTAAAGACTTCGGAGAGCGTCTGGCGGTCCTGCTTGGGGTGCAGGTCACGCTCGAAGGTGGTTTCCCGGCTCATGGACTTGGGCTCGGAGCTGGTGACCACCGGGCGTTCGTCATGGCCTTGCGCGATCTCGGCCAGCCAGGCGGCGTAGCTGCGGCCGAAATGGGTCTGCAGCATGCCCAGGTCCGCGCTGGCGAGGTCGCCGACCGTGGCGATGCCCAGCGCCGCGAGCTTCTCGGTGGCCTTCGGGCCGATCCCGTTGACCTTACGCACGGGCAGTGGCCAGATGCGCAGTGGCACGTCGCTGGCTGCCAGCAGGGTGAGCCCGTCGGGTTTGTCGAGTTCCGAGCCGATCTTGGCGAGGAGCTTGTTGGGGGCGATGCAGATCGAACAGCTCAGTCCGGTGGCTTCGCGCACCGCTTGCTTGATGCGGGTACCGATATCGGCGGGCTCGCCCGGCACGTCGCTCAGGTCGATGTAGATCTCGTCGATACCGCGGTCTTCGATGTCGCTGGTGAAGGTGGCGACGGCAGCCTTGAACAGGCGGGAGTAGTGCCGGTACGAGTCGAAATCCGTGGGCAGCAGGATGGCGTCGGGGGCGAGTTGCGCGGCCTTCATCATGCCCATGGCGGAGAACACGCCCAGCGCGCGGGCTTCGTAGGTGGACGTGGTGACCACGCCGCGCCCGGCGTAGTCGCGCAGGCGGGCAAAGCGCCGGCTGCCGTCGGGAAGTATCTCGGGTACCGCATTGCGTCCACCACCGATCACCACGGGCTTGCCGCGCAACTCCGGGTATCGCAACAGCTCGACGGACGCGTAGAACGCGTCCATATCCAGGTGGGCGATGCGGTGAGGTGCAGATGACATGGGGCGTCGGCGGGTGACTGTATGCATATACAGTATATCGAATTCTGCCGACAATACCGCTGCGTCCCGGTCGCGCTACCAGCGATGCACGTAGGTGGCCGTCATGACGATGCCCGCCGGCGCGAAAAAAAAGCCCGCGAACTGCGCGGGCCTTTGAAAGCGCAGCCGGTGTAAGCGGATCCGGCTGGCCCGCGATTGTCGCAATGGACGCCGGAATCTCTTTCCCCTCTGGCGATGGGATCAGCGCAGCAGGAAGGCGATATCGTCGACGCTGATCTGCGCCGGCGCGACGCCGCGGCGCTGCTGGAACAGGATGTGCTGGAGGACCTGGCGGCGCTGCCTGGCGAAGACGGCCAGGTCGATGGGAATGCCCGCCCGGGCGTAATGCTCGACCAGCAGCTTGTAGGCACGGTGGCGCATCTGCAGGGCTTCGCCTTCGGCGCGCAGCCGGCCGGTATCTTCCGGCGGTGTCACTTCAATCTGGCGTAACGCCTCCATGGCGGCGGCGTGCATGTCGCGATAGCGGTCCAGTTCGGTCTGGGTGGCGTGCAAACGCTCGCGCAGCGCGCGGATCTTGCGCTGCAGCTTCAATGTCATGCCGACGCCGTGCTCGATGAGGGCGACGGTTTCCAGCGCGTGGCTGGCTGCGGCGATCGTGTTTTTCCAGATGCCCCTGTCCGTCACCTCGACGTCCGGCGCCCAACCGTTGCTGGCTCCGCGCAAGCTTTTCATAAGACCCCTTGACCCTTGTGTTGATGTCCGGCGGACAGCTTTATGGTTGCCGTCCTGTCCCGGACCGCGGCGATCGTGCCACCGCGGTTGTGATGGGAATCGTACGGTCTGGCCGCGCGCGGGCGAAGTAGAAGATGCTTAGATCTGGTTTTCCCGACACCTATGTCGCGTCATGTCTGTGCGGCTCGACACCAGGTTACCGGTAAGCGAAATGGCGATGAGAAGCGGTCTTCTCCAGACTTGCTGGCGGGATGGTTGCCCAATTCGGCGCAAATCCGGCAGTCCCGCCTTCTATGCCGTACAGAGGGGGCCGAATCGGACTAGGATACAGAAATGGCACTTAATTTTCCCAATCCCAGCCGGAGTTACGACCCATCCAGGCATTGCGTATGCTTTTGGGGCTACGACAGTTCGCGTGAGATCTCCTTCGAGGTCGACCGAGCGGTACTCTCCAACCTCAGCCCCGAACTGCGCCCGGACGAGCCTGCCGTGCTGGAGGCATTCGACCGCCACCGCGACCACATCCTGGAACTCGCCCGCGGGCTCTATTCCCGCAGCCGGCAGAACAGGTACACCATCTCCTGACAGCGGCGCTAAAAGCGGCCAGCACTGCCGCGACACCAGCGGCATGCTGGAGGATGGCCGGCGCATGGCCAAATAGCTTCTTTCTCGCCAGCGGCCCGGCCGGCGCGAGGATCAGCTTTCCTGCGCTTCCAGCGTGAAGCCGGCGCCGTCGTCCTGGCGCAGCATCGTCACCAGGGCGGGCATGGCTGCCTCCAGGGTTTCCTTCAGGCGCCACGGCGGGTTGACGATGAACATGCCGCTGCCGTGCAGGCCCAGCCCGCCGGCGACGGGGTGCTTGACGCGCAGGGTGACGTGCAGCCAGCTCTTGAGCGGCAGTTTTTTCAGCTGCACCGGCAACTGCACGGATTCGCGGCGCTGCACTTCGGGATACCAGATCGCGTACATGCCGGTGGCAAAGCGCTGCAGGCAATCCTGCAGGCTGCGCACTACGCGGCCGTAGTCCTGCTTGTCCTCGTATGAAGGGTCGATCAGCACCAGTGCGCGGCGCGGCGGCGGGGGCAGGATGGCGTTGATGCCGGTAAAGCCGTCGCCGTCGTACAGCATGACGCGGCGGCCGGCGCCACGGAAGTTGTCGCGCAGCACCTGGATTTCGGTGCTGTGCATCTCGAACAGGCGCAGGCGGTCCGCGTCGCGCAGCATCTGCCAGGCGAGCCACGGCGAGCCGGGGTAGTGCTTCAGGTTGCCGTCCGGGTTCAGCGTGCGAACCTGCTCCAGGTAATCCTCGACCAGCGTCGGCATGGGCCGCTTGGCGGCGGCGGCCTGCCACAGCCGGGCAATGCCGGTCTCGAACTCGCCTTTTTTCTGCGCGTAGGCGTGATCGAGCGCGTACAGCCCGGCGCCAGCGTGCGTGTCGATGTACCAGAAGGGCTTGTCTTTCTGGCTCAACTGCTCCAGCAACTGGACCACGATGGCGTGTTTGAGAACATCGGCGTGGTTGCCGGCGTGGAAGGCGTGACGGTAGCTGAGCATGGCGAGGCGGGAAAAGGTCGTGCGGGGCGTGCGGGTGCCGGCCTGGAGGGGCCGGCGGCACAGGGCGCTATGCTACCATCGCCGGGCTTTGGGGCGGCCCTGCGGCATGCCGCAGGGCGCGCCTGGCGGGCGATTGCCGGCTTCTTCGCCAGTCTCCGCTTCCGATGCACTTCCAATGCGCTTCGCGTCTGACGCTCCTGCGCATTTCCCATTCTCCCGGCCTCAGCCGCCTTGTTGCCTTGTCCATGTCCCGCAGCCTAGATCTCGCCGAGCCCGCGTTTTCCGCTTCAGGCTTGCCCTACTCGCCGCGCTACGACGAGGCCTATCACGGCAACGAAGATAGCCTGGAGCGGGCCCGTCATATCTTCCTTGCCGGCAACGGCTTGCCGCAGGCCTGGGGCGGGCGCGACCAGTTCGTGATTGTGGAGGCCGGCTTCGGGTTGGGGCTGAACTTCCTGGCAACCTGGCAGGCATGGCGAGACGATCCCAAGCGTTGCCGGCGGCTCCACTTTGTGTCGATCGAGAAGCATCCGTTGACGAGCGAGGGGCTTGCCGCGATGCATGCCTGCATTGGCGCGCCGGCGGCGCTGGCGCCGCTGGCCGCCGAGCTGAGGGCCGCATGGCCGCTGGCGCTGCCTGGCCTGCACCGGCTGGAATTCGAGGGCGGGGCGGTCGTGCTGACGCTGGCATTTGGCGATATCGACGCCGTGCTGCCGCGGCTGGTGCTGGGCGCGGATGCGTTTTACCTGGACGGTTTTTCGCCCGCGCGCAACCCCGATATGTGGCAGCCGCCATTGATGAAGCGGCTGGCCCGGCTGGCCCGCCCGGAGGCCACGCTAGCCACGCACGTGGCGGACATCGCCTTCCAGCGGGGTTTGCAAGCCGCCGGCTTCGCGCTCAGCTCCGCACCGGGATATGGCTCAGAGCCACCGATGACCGTGGCGCGCTTTCCTGCCATGCGCGGCACGCGGCGCCAGCCGCCGCCATCCGCGGCCGCGTGGCCCGAGCGGCACGCGATCGTTATCGGCGCGGGCCTGGCCGGCTGCGCGGTCACGGAGCGGCTGGCCGCGCGTGGCTGGCGCGTGACCTTGTTCGATGCCCATGACGGCCCGGCGCAACTGACCTCGGCCCACCGTGCCGCCGCCATGCATCCGCACTTGTCCTCGGATGACAGCATCCTGTCGCGCCTGTCGCGCGCCGGCAACCTGCAGGCCCTGCGGACTTGGGCGGGGCTGGCGGCGGCGGGACATGCGCCCGGCTGGCAGGGCTGCGGCGTGCTGCAGACCGGTGCGGGCGTGGAGGACGCGGATATCCAGCAGGCGGCGCTTGCCGCCCTGGGTTTTCCGCAGGCGTTCGCGCGGTGGATGAGCGCCGAGGAGGCGGCCAGCCGGCATGGCGCGCCGGTGCCCCATGGCGGGCTGTGGTTCGGGCAGGGCGGCTGGGCGCCGCCGCCCGAGATCTGCCGCGCGCAGCTGGCGCGGGCCGGGGCGGCGGTAACGGCGCGCTATGGCAGCCGCGTTGCGCGGCTGGCGCGCGTGGCGGATGGCTGGCAGGCGCTGGATGAGGTGGGCATGGTCATGGCCGCGGCGCCGGTGGTGGTCGTGGCCAACGCGTACGAGGCGCTGCGCTTGCTCGCGCTGCGCCATATGACGATCGACCGGGTGCGCGGCCAGCTCACCACGCTGGCGCCGGCAGAGCTGGCGCGCCTTGGCGAATGGCCCGATTGCGTGGTCACCGGCACCGGCTACCTGCTGCCGCGCGCGGCGGACGGCACCGCGCGCATCGGTTCCAGCTACGAGCCGGATGCACAGGAATCCGGCGCGCTGGATGCGCGCCCCGCGGTGCACGCCGAGAACCTCGCCCGGCTCGCCGCGTTGCTGCCGGCGCTTGCCGGCACGGCCGCCAGCCTGGACCCGGCAATGCTCAGCGGGTATGTGGGCGTGCGCAGCGTCTCGCACAACCGCCTGCCGCTGATCGGCCGCGTGGCCGACGAGGCCCGGGCGGCGCGGGACGCCGCGGCGCTCAGCGGGGCGCGCCTAAGGGATATCCCTCGGCTGCCGGGGCTTTACGCGGCACTTGCATATGGCTCGCGCGGCCTCACATGGGCCGCATTGGGGGCGGAATTGCTGGCCAGCCAGATCGAAGGGGAGCCATTGCCGCTCGAGCTCGAACTGGCCGAGGCCATCGATCCGGCGCGCCTGCTGGTGCGCGCCTTGCGCCAGGGGACCGTGGCAGGCGGCGATGTGCCCGCCGAGCCGGTTCCCGGGTAAAAACTGCCGGAACCGAATGAAAACCGTGCGATAATGCCCGTTTTCCGTTTGCGTGGGCCTGCGCCCGGATGCTCTGGAAACGCCGATTTTTGCGCGTGTCCTGCATGCCGGGTACGGGTTTGCGTGCCGGGTATCGGCATTTGCCGTCGCTTTGCCTGTGTCTTCTCGGGCACGCGAGCGGGGTGCGCTTACGAACACAACAACACTCTGGATTGGATCAACGACCATGTCGAATGTCATTGAAAACCTTGGCAAACTGGACCGCAAGGTGACCCTGGCCATTCCCAAGGCCGAAGTCGAAAAGGAAAAGCTGGAACGTCTGGTTCGCCTGTCGAAGACGGTGAAGATGTCCGGTTTCCGTCCCGGCAAGGTACCGATGAAGATGGTCGAGAAGCAATACGGCCAGCAAGTCGAGTTCGAAGTGCGCTTCGACAAGGCTGCCCGCAAGTTCTTCGACATCACCAAAGAACAAGACGTCAAGGTTGCCGGCCAGCCGAAGTTCGAAGTCAAGACCGACGGCGTGGGCGAAGACGAAGTGGCCTTCGACGCGACCTTCGAGGTCTATCCGGAAGTCAAGCTGGGTGACCTGGCTGGCGCCGAAGTGACCCGCACCAAGACCGAAATTACCGATGCCGAAGTCGACAAGACCATCGACATCCTGCGCAAGCAGCGCGTGCACTACCACACCCGTGGCGAAGCCGGCGAGCACGGCGACGGCGGTGCGGAAGTGGCCGCCCAGAACGGCGACCGCGTGACCCTGGACTTCGTGGGCAAGATCGACGGCGTGGAATTCCCCGGTGGCAAGGCTGACGACTTCGCCTTCGTGCTGGGCGAAGGCCGCATGCTGCCCGAGTTCGAGCAAGCTGCGCTGGGCCTGAAGGTTGGCGAAAGCAAGACCTTCCCGCTGGCGTTCCCCGAGGACTATCACGGCAAGGACGTGGCCGGCAAGACTGCCGAGTTCACCGTCACGCTCAAGAAGATCGAGTGGGCGCACCTGCCGGAAGTGAGCGACGAGTTCGCCAAGTCGCTGGGCATCGCCGACGGCAGCGTCGAGAAGATGCGCGCCGACATCCGCGAAAACCTGGAGCGCGAAGTCAAGCGCCGCACGCACGCCATGCTGAAGGACCAGGTCATGGACGCGCTGTTGAAGGCGAGCGAGCTGGAAGTGCCGAAGGCCCTGATCGAGCAAGACCAGGAGCGCCTGGTGGAAATGGCGCGTCGCGACCTGGAGCAACGCGGCATGCCGAACGCCAAGGACATGCCCATCCCGGCCGAAATGTTCACGCAGCAAGCTGAGCGCCGCGTCAAGCTGGGCCTGATCCTGGCCGAGATCGTCAAGGCGCACGGCCTGGACGCCAAGGCAGACCAGATCAAGGCCGAGATCGAAGACTTCGCCAAGAGCTACGAAGACCCGAAGGAAGTCATGCGCTGGTACTACGGTGACCAACAGCGCCTGGCCGAGATGGAGGCCTACGTGCTCGAAAACAACGTGGTAAATTTCGTGTGCGACAAGGCCAAGGTCACCGACAAGACGGTGTCCTTCGAGGAACTGACTGCCGAAGGCAACAACCAGCCTCAGCAGGCCTGAGCCTGGTCCGTGGCCGGCGCGCGTGGCGCGTTGGCCGCAGCCTTGCCTCTTACCGAACTCCAGGAGAACTTGCATGACCCGCAATGATTTGCTTGACCGTCTGGCCACCACGCAGGCCTCCGCCCTGGAAACGCAGGGACTGGGGCTGGTGCCGATGGTGGTTGAGCAGTCCGGTCGGGGCGAGCGCGCCTATGACATCTATTCGCGCCTGTTGAAGGAGCGTCTGATTTTCATGGTCGGCGAAGTCAACGACCAGACCGCCAACCTGGTGGTCGCCCAGTTGCTGTTCCTGGAAAGCGAGAATCCCGACAAGGATATTTCGCTCTACATCAACTCGCCGGGTGGCTCGGTGTCGGCTGGCCTCGCCATCTACGACACCATGCAGTTCGTCAAGCCGGACGTGGCCACGCTGTGCATGGGCATGGCAGCCAGCATGGGTGCCTTCCTGCTGTCGGCTGGCGCCAAGGGCAAGCGTTCGGCGCTGCCCAACTCGCGCATCATGATCCACCAGCCGCTGGGCGGCGCGCGCGGCCAGGCCTCGGACATCGAGATCCAGGCCCGCGAGATCCTGTACCTGCGCGAGCGGCTCAACACGATCCTGTCGGAAGTCACCGGCCAGCCGGTCGACAAGATTGCCCGCGACACCGATCGCGACAATTTCATGAGCGGCGAGCAGGCAGTGGACTACGGCCTGATCGACAAGGTGCTCGCCCGCCGTGCCTGACAGACCGGCCCGGCTGCCGCAAGGCGGCCCGGGCAGGGGCCGGGCAGTGATCCTTCGGGAATCGCCGCCCGGCCGCAACGAAGAAGGCTATAGAGAAACGAGGCCTTGTGCCTCGTTTTTTGCTTTTGCCCCACAGCGTGGGGGTCTACCCGCCGCGCCATTTTTTTTGGCGTATGATGCGTTTGAAGCGTATCCCCGCAGCGCTCCGGTACTGCGGCACGCACACTGCTAATGTGACTGATTCCTATGGCGGATAAAAAAGGTTCATCCAGCGAGAAGCTCCTTTACTGCTCGTTCTGCGGCAAGAGCCAGCACGAGGTAAAGAAGCTCATCGCGGGCCCGTCGGTGTTCATTTGCGACGAATGCATCGACCTGTGCAACGAGATCATCCGCGACGAGGCTGCTGCATCCGACAAGGACGCGGGGGCCACGGCCAAGTCCGATCTCCCCACCCCGCACGAGATCCGCGAAAGCCTGGATCAATACGTGATCGGGCAGGAGCAGGCCAAGAAGATCCTGGCCGTAGCGGTGTACAACCACTACAAGCGCCTGAAGCACCTTGGCAAGAAGGACGACGTCGAGTTGTCCAAGAGCAACATCCTGCTGATCGGTCCCACCGGTTCGGGCAAGACGCTGCTGGCGCAAACGCTGGCGCGCCTGCTCAATGTGCCGTTCGTGATCGCCGATGCCACCACGTTGACCGAAGCCGGCTATGTCGGCGAGGACGTGGAAAACATCATCCAGAAGTTGCTGCAGAACTGCAACTACGAGGTGGAAAAGGCACAGCGCGGCATTGTCTACATTGATGAGATCGACAAGATCTCGCGCAAATCCGACAACCCGTCCATCACCCGGGATGTCTCCGGTGAAGGCGTGCAGCAGGCCCTGCTGAAGCTGGTCGAAGGCACCATGGCTTCGGTGCCTCCGCAAGGTGGCCGCAAGCACCCGAACCAGGACTTCCTGCAGGTGGATACCACCAACATCCTGTTTATCTGCGGCGGTGCGTTCGACGGCCTCGAGAAGGTCATCATGCAGCGTTCGGACAAGACCGGTATCGGTTTTGCCGCGCAGGTGCAGAGCAAGGAAGAGCGCGAGGCCAGCGAAGTGCTGCCGCAGGTCGAGCCGGAAGACCTGATCAAGTTCGGGTTGATCCCGGAACTGATCGGCCGCCTCCCGGTAGTGGCTACGCTGGCCAAGCTGGACGAAGCCGCGCTGATGCAGATCCTGGTCGAGCCGAAGAACGCGCTGATCAAGCAGTACCAGAAGCTGCTGGCGATGGAAGGCGTTGAGCTGGAAATCCGCCCGGCCGCGCTCTCCGCGATTGCCCGCAAGGCAATCCGCCGCAAGACCGGTGCACGTGGCCTGCGTTCGATCCTTGAGCAATCGCTGATGGATGTGATGTACGACCTGCCTAACTACAAGGGCGTGCAAAAGGTGGTGATCGACGAGAACACCATCACCGGGGACGCGCCGCCGCTGCTGATGTACGAGGAACAGCCGAAGGTGGCTGGTTCGAACTGACGCGAACGCCGGCGCTTATGACGATGCCAGGCCGGCAGCGAGTCCTGAGAGGCCGTTCGCGAAAAGCGAGCGGCTTTTTTTCTTCATTTTCGTAAAACGAAGGGGAGGAAACGGGGGTATGCTGTCTGGACGGGTCTTGCAAGTGCGGGGAGCAGCATTTTGCAACTAGCATCGAATCGCGCGCAAAGGATGTCTTGCAATCGATTCATGAGACCCAATTTACGCCTAAATGACTGACTGGGGAAAATGATGTCCGGAACACAACTCCTCCCGGCTGAGCCGATTCGCTTGCCACTGTTGCCGCTGCGCGACGTGGTGGTGTTTCCGCACATGGTGATCCCACTGTTCGTGGGACGTCCGAAGTCCATCAAGGCGCTGGAAACTGCGATGGAGGCGGGCAAAAGCATCATGCTTGTGGCCCAGAAAACGGCGGCCAAGGATGAGCCGACCGCTGACGACCTCTATGAGGTGGGCTGCATCGCCAACATCCTGCAAATGCTCAAGCTGCCCGACGGCACCGTCAAGGTGCTGGTGGAAGGCACGCAGCGCGCGAATATCCGCGAAGTGAGCGAAGACGAATCGCACTTCATGTGCGAAGCCGTGCCCGTGCCGCCGGGTCCGGTCGAAACCGCCGAGACGGAGGCGCTGCGCCGCGCCATCGTGTCGCAGTTCGACCAGTACGTAAAGCTGAACAAGAAGATCCCGCCCGAGATCCTGACGTCGCTGTCGGGTATCGACGAACCGGGTCGCCTGGCCGACACCATCGCCGCGCATCTGCCGATCAAGCTCGAGCAGAAGCAGAAGATCCTGGAGATGGTGAATGTCACCGAGCGCCTGGAGAGCCTGCTGTCGCAGCTCGAAGGCGAGATCGACATCCTGCAGGTGGAAAAGCGCATCCGTGGCCGCGTCAAGCGCCAGATGGAGAAGAGCCAGCGCGAGTACTACCTCAACGAGCAGGTCAAGGCCATCCAGAAGGAACTGGGCGAGGGCGAAGAAGGCGCTGACCTGGAAGAACTCGACAAGCGCATCAAGGCTGCGCGCATGCCGAAGGAAGCCAAGAAAAAGGCGGACGCCGAATTCAAGAAGCTCAAGCTGATGTCGCCGATGTCGGCGGAAGCCACGGTCGTGCGCAACTACATCGACACGCTGGTCAACCTGCCGTGGCGCAAGAAGAGCAAGGTCAACAACGACCTCGCCAACGCCGAGCGCGTGCTGGATGAAGACCACTACGGTCTCGAGAAGGTCAAGGAACGCATCCTTGAGTATCTTGCAGTGCAACAGCGCGTGGACAAGGTGAAGGCGCCGATCCTGTGCCTGGTTGGGCCCCCTGGCGTGGGCAAGACCTCGCTCGGGCAGTCCGTTGCGCGTGCCACGAACCGCAAGTTCGTGCGCATGGCGCTGGGCGGCGTGCGCGACGAGGCCGAGATCCGTGGCCACCGTCGTACGTACATCGGCTCGATGCCCGGCAAGATCCTGCAAAGCCTGGCCAAGGTCGGCGTGCGCAATCCGCTCTTCCTGCTCGATGAAATCGACAAGATGGGCATGGATTTCCGCGGCGATCCGTCGTCGGCATTGCTCGAAGTGCTGGACCCGGAACAGAACCACACGTTCCAGGACCATTACATCGAGGTCGATTTCGACCTGTCCGATGTGATGTTCGTGGCGACCTCCAATTCGCTCAACATTCCGCCTCCGTTGCTGGACCGGATGGAAGTGATCCGCCTGTCGGGTTACACCGAGGAGGAAAAGGTCAACATCGCCCAGCGCTACCTGCTGCCCAAGCAGATCAAGAACAATGGTCTGAAGCCCGGCGAGATGGAAGTGAACGAAGACGCCCTGCGCGACATCATTCGCTACTACACGCGGGAAGCGGGCGTGCGTTCGCTTGAGCGCGAAGTGTCGAAGATCGCCCGCAAGGTGGTGAAGCTGCTGCTGCTCAAGAAGGAAACGGGCACGGTCAAGGTCGCGTCCGAGAACCTGGACAAGTTCCTTGGCGTGCGCAAGTACGACTTCGGCCTGGCCGGCAAGGAAAACCAGGTAGGCCAGGTGACCGGTCTGGCGTGGACGGAAGTGGGCGGCGATCTGCTGACCATCGAAGCCGCGATCATGCCGGGCAAGGGCAACATCACCCGCACCGGTTCGCTGGGCGACGTGATGAAGGAGTCGGTCGAGGCAGCACGTTCGGTGGTGCGCTCGCGGGCACGTCGTCTGGGCATTACGGACGAGATGTTCGAGAAGCGCGACATCCACATCCACGTGCCTGAAGGCGCCACCCCCAAGGATGGCCCTTCGGCAGGCGGTGCGATGACCACGGCGCTGGTGTCGGTGCTCACGGGCATTCCGGTGCGTGCTGACGTGGCCATGACCGGTGAGATCACGCTGCGCGGCGAAGTCCTGCCGATCGGTGGCCTCAAGGAGAAACTGCTTGCGGCGCATCGCGGCGGTATCAAGCTGGTGCTGATCCCCGAAGAGAACGTGAAGGATCTCGCGGAGATTCCGGACAACGTCAAGAACGCCATCGAGATCGTCCCGGTGCGCTGGATCGACAAGGTCCTGGAACTCGCGCTCGAGCGTAAGCCCGAGCCTCTGCCTGAAGAAGTGGCCAAGCCTGCCGATGTGGCGGACAAGGGCGCTGCCAAGGTCGAGATGATTCATCACTGATGATGTCTCGCTGATGCTGCCGTAGCTTGCTGGCAGCGCATGAAAAACGCCGCGGGTGTCCCCCGCGGCGTTTTTCCATTCTGGCCCCTGTGTTC comes from the Cupriavidus basilensis genome and includes:
- a CDS encoding 23S rRNA (adenine(2030)-N(6))-methyltransferase RlmJ, with amino-acid sequence MLSYRHAFHAGNHADVLKHAIVVQLLEQLSQKDKPFWYIDTHAGAGLYALDHAYAQKKGEFETGIARLWQAAAAKRPMPTLVEDYLEQVRTLNPDGNLKHYPGSPWLAWQMLRDADRLRLFEMHSTEIQVLRDNFRGAGRRVMLYDGDGFTGINAILPPPPRRALVLIDPSYEDKQDYGRVVRSLQDCLQRFATGMYAIWYPEVQRRESVQLPVQLKKLPLKSWLHVTLRVKHPVAGGLGLHGSGMFIVNPPWRLKETLEAAMPALVTMLRQDDGAGFTLEAQES
- a CDS encoding sensor domain-containing diguanylate cyclase; translated protein: MSFDLDMRASTEAQARHERIDTSRWLSLTVALQQARFDALTRLARHLFKVPVALVTLHDVLDDAHPGDVPILIDGLPMGFHAACPLTTSSGSRLGAFWLLDAGSRELDQAERGLLQDFADMAVAIVERDLAQGKLNDDASRLEENEKRLELAIAGSGTGVWDRDIQSGCIHYSAGWKAIIGYEESEITNRIEDSYTRVHPDDLAYVQATIQAHFNQETESYAVDHRIRCKDGSYKWISSRGKVVSRGGNGEPLRMIGTTTDITAIQALAEELQQTVDLVTSLTNEVPGLVFQHRLLPTGESFLSYASAGIADIYELTPQQVAASTGPIHAVIHPDDLEAYRASLHASAASLTPWHLEYRVELPRQGLRWRQGDARPRRLDDGSTLWHGFITDATERKRIEGELQEFATIDFLTQLPNRRHFVVRIEQELARIQRTDGRPAAVLTFDLDHFKAINDTWGHAMGDHALRCFAALLRDALQKHDFAGRIGGEEFAVVLPDASLETATRFARRVQHQIAETALLDGSQIVTLTVSVGIALMHATDLSADLSLLRSDGALYRAKERGRNRIECD
- the dinB gene encoding DNA polymerase IV codes for the protein MSSAPHRIAHLDMDAFYASVELLRYPELRGKPVVIGGGRNAVPEILPDGSRRFARLRDYAGRGVVTTSTYEARALGVFSAMGMMKAAQLAPDAILLPTDFDSYRHYSRLFKAAVATFTSDIEDRGIDEIYIDLSDVPGEPADIGTRIKQAVREATGLSCSICIAPNKLLAKIGSELDKPDGLTLLAASDVPLRIWPLPVRKVNGIGPKATEKLAALGIATVGDLASADLGMLQTHFGRSYAAWLAEIAQGHDERPVVTSSEPKSMSRETTFERDLHPKQDRQTLSEVFTGLCQRLAEDLRRKGYVGRTIGVKLRYDDFHTVTRDLSMPAPTADAAQLRRAATECVKRVALDRKIRLLGVRVSALTPAGEVAPAALPVQAELPFADNA
- a CDS encoding DUF1488 domain-containing protein; translation: MALNFPNPSRSYDPSRHCVCFWGYDSSREISFEVDRAVLSNLSPELRPDEPAVLEAFDRHRDHILELARGLYSRSRQNRYTIS